The following are encoded together in the Daucus carota subsp. sativus chromosome 5, DH1 v3.0, whole genome shotgun sequence genome:
- the LOC108204006 gene encoding uncharacterized protein LOC108204006 — MLPSRLAMPHKCHQQRQDEAIDYLSDFLVANRNKRYILAPYIQEDHWMLLLFCLHESAIYVFDPLKKDRTTRLKTPARMAFKLYVSQGGQRNNKKEFLWHHTEVKCPQQGDMDSGFFVMRYMYDIVMLSQKQPDMNWKVGLGSRNYTRKEINEVRELWAKFFSLECL, encoded by the exons ATGTTGCCATCCAGATTAGCCATGCCACATAAATGTCACCAGCAACGACAAGATGAAGCAATAGACTATTTGTCAGATTTTTTGGTTGCCAATAGAAATAAGCGTTATATTTTGGCACCGTACATCCAaga GGACCACTGGATGTTGCTCCTTTTTTGTCTCCATGAAAGTGCTATCTACGTGTTTGATCCATTGAAAAAAGATAGGACAACACGGTTAAAAACACCTGCAAGAAT GGCATTTAAATTATACGTATCTCAAGGTGGACAGAGGAATAACAAAAAAGAATTTCTTTGGCATCACACCGAGGTTAAG TGTCCGCAACAAGGAGATATGGATTCTGGTTTTTTTGTTATGAGATACATGTATGATATAGTCATGCTTTCTCAGAAACAACCCGACATGAACTGGAAAGTG GGTCTTGGTTCAAGAAACTATACAAGAAAGGAAATCAATGAGGTTCGAGAATTGTGGGCAAAATTTTTCTCTTTAGAATGTCTGTAA